A window of Xylophilus sp. GW821-FHT01B05 contains these coding sequences:
- a CDS encoding MetQ/NlpA family ABC transporter substrate-binding protein, producing the protein MQKRNVLRAVGALALASTALWIHTTAVAQTTTLRVGVRGGVDEEIWEVVTKVAKQNGLDVKAIVITGSASPNEALNNGDLEANSFQHIPFLNDQIKQRGYKLANVGTTYISPIAFYSKKFKAFKDLPDGAKLGIPDDPSNQTRALVVLRDQGVLTLRDGFDPAVGTATLKDVTAYKKKVQLVEAASVVLARSLEDVDASAIVNTFAYQAGLIATRDGIAVEKKENNPYVNIIAVREQDKNAPWVKTLVKSYQSEEVRKFIQTKYQGSVLPVF; encoded by the coding sequence ATGCAGAAACGCAATGTGTTGCGCGCCGTCGGTGCGCTTGCCCTGGCCTCTACCGCCCTGTGGATCCATACCACCGCCGTGGCCCAGACCACGACGCTGCGCGTGGGTGTGCGCGGCGGCGTCGATGAAGAGATCTGGGAGGTGGTCACCAAGGTTGCCAAGCAGAACGGCCTCGACGTGAAGGCCATCGTCATCACCGGATCTGCCAGCCCGAACGAGGCGCTGAACAATGGCGACCTCGAAGCCAACTCGTTCCAGCACATTCCCTTCCTGAACGACCAGATCAAGCAGCGTGGCTACAAGCTGGCCAACGTGGGCACGACCTACATCTCGCCCATCGCCTTCTATTCGAAGAAGTTCAAGGCCTTCAAGGATCTGCCGGACGGCGCCAAGCTTGGCATTCCTGATGACCCAAGCAACCAGACACGCGCGCTCGTGGTGCTGCGCGACCAAGGCGTGCTCACCCTGCGCGACGGCTTCGATCCCGCAGTGGGAACGGCCACGCTGAAGGACGTCACGGCCTACAAGAAGAAGGTGCAACTGGTGGAGGCCGCCTCGGTAGTGCTCGCCCGCTCGCTGGAGGACGTGGATGCGTCCGCCATCGTCAACACCTTCGCCTACCAGGCTGGCCTGATCGCCACGCGCGACGGCATCGCGGTAGAGAAGAAAGAGAACAACCCCTACGTCAACATCATCGCCGTGCGCGAGCAGGACAAGAATGCGCCGTGGGTCAAGACGCTGGTCAAGTCCTATCAGTCAGAGGAGGTTCGCAAGTTCATCCAGACCAAGTACCAGGGCTCGGTCCTGCCCGTCTTCTGA
- a CDS encoding enoyl-CoA hydratase-related protein yields the protein MAEPVQCRVQPDGVAVLTLDNPPLNVVFRGLTEALGRALDALAADATARAVVVTGAGTRAFCAGSDIAEFQPLMQPGRIGPEKLELQHQVFARLDDFPKPTVAAVNGLAYGGGLEIAVCCDLIVADAAARFALPEIKLGVFPGSGGPVRVTRRVGEGRAKELMFLGEPIDAPTALAWGLINRVVPQGTALDAALALAATLAQRPPLALALCKQAIDLTFDTTEDAAIAAALPLSERVFTSAESKEGVRAFLAKEAPNFPNALHQE from the coding sequence ATGGCTGAACCCGTGCAGTGCCGCGTGCAGCCCGACGGCGTAGCCGTGCTCACGCTGGACAACCCGCCGCTCAACGTCGTCTTTCGTGGCTTGACCGAAGCGCTGGGCCGCGCGTTGGATGCACTGGCGGCCGATGCCACGGCGCGCGCGGTGGTCGTCACCGGCGCCGGTACGCGCGCCTTCTGCGCGGGCTCGGACATTGCCGAGTTCCAGCCACTGATGCAGCCCGGCCGCATCGGGCCCGAGAAGCTCGAACTGCAGCACCAGGTGTTTGCGCGCCTGGACGATTTCCCCAAACCCACCGTCGCTGCCGTCAACGGCCTGGCCTATGGTGGCGGGCTGGAGATCGCCGTGTGCTGCGACCTGATCGTGGCCGACGCAGCCGCGCGCTTTGCGCTGCCTGAGATCAAGCTCGGCGTTTTCCCCGGCAGCGGCGGCCCGGTGCGGGTCACGCGCAGGGTGGGCGAGGGGCGGGCCAAGGAGCTGATGTTCCTCGGCGAGCCCATCGATGCACCCACCGCGCTGGCCTGGGGCCTGATCAACCGCGTGGTGCCGCAGGGTACGGCGCTGGATGCCGCATTGGCCTTGGCCGCCACGCTGGCGCAGCGCCCGCCGCTGGCGCTGGCGCTGTGCAAGCAGGCCATCGATCTGACATTCGACACAACGGAAGACGCGGCCATTGCCGCCGCGCTGCCGTTGTCTGAGCGCGTCTTTACCTCGGCCGAATCCAAAGAGGGCGTGCGCGCCTTCCTGGCCAAGGAGGCGCCCAACTTCCCCAACGCATTGCACCAGGAATAG
- the fabG gene encoding 3-oxoacyl-ACP reductase FabG encodes MDLQINGKVAIVTGSARGLGAATARRLAQEGAKVVITDILQEQAEATAAALRADGLQAHCIVADITKGAEVQRLVDETIAHFGGVHILVNNAGFPRDKYLVKMSEDDWDLVMEVMLKGAFLACKAVMPKFIEQGWGRVINISSRAHFGNPTQANYSAAKAGLIGMAKALAIEEGRYGITVNCVAPGFMETEMVQALPTYETIKERAIAMQPIKRVGKPEDIANAVAFLASERASFITGEVLHVTGGRYG; translated from the coding sequence ATGGATTTGCAGATCAATGGCAAGGTTGCCATCGTCACCGGCTCGGCCCGCGGCCTGGGCGCCGCCACCGCGCGCCGGCTGGCGCAAGAGGGCGCCAAGGTCGTCATCACCGACATCCTGCAAGAGCAGGCCGAGGCCACCGCCGCCGCACTGCGCGCCGATGGCCTGCAGGCGCACTGCATCGTTGCCGACATCACCAAGGGCGCTGAAGTGCAGCGCCTGGTGGACGAGACCATTGCCCACTTTGGCGGCGTGCACATCCTGGTCAACAACGCCGGCTTCCCGCGCGACAAGTACCTGGTGAAGATGAGCGAAGACGACTGGGACCTGGTGATGGAAGTCATGCTCAAGGGCGCCTTCCTGGCTTGCAAGGCCGTGATGCCGAAGTTCATTGAGCAGGGCTGGGGCCGAGTCATCAACATCAGCTCGCGCGCACACTTTGGCAACCCCACGCAGGCCAATTACTCGGCCGCCAAGGCCGGGCTGATCGGTATGGCCAAGGCGCTGGCGATTGAGGAAGGGCGCTACGGCATCACCGTGAACTGTGTGGCCCCCGGCTTCATGGAAACCGAGATGGTGCAGGCCCTGCCCACCTACGAGACCATCAAGGAGCGCGCTATCGCCATGCAGCCGATCAAGCGCGTGGGCAAGCCCGAGGACATTGCCAATGCTGTGGCCTTCCTGGCATCCGAGCGCGCCAGCTTCATCACCGGCGAAGTACTGCATGTGACCGGGGGCCGCTATGGCTGA
- a CDS encoding CoA transferase, which translates to MTYPFLNKLRVIESSAFIAAPLAGLTLAQFGADVIRVDMIGGGIDYARMPRMPQPDGKGRSLYWTALNKGKRSVAIDLRKPEGRELIQALATAPGPDAGVLLTNIGTPWLAHEVLAQRRADLISCTIQGNGDGSTAVDYTVNCATGYPAITGGGSRERPVNHVLPAWDIACAYQAAFAVVAAVDHRRRTGTGAELKLALSDMAFTMLSHLGVLAEAELLQQERPSIGNHLYGAFGRDFGTADGQRVMVAAISAGQWKALVKACGIEQAIAELQQRSGLDFADEAQRFEGRDAIAELVEPWFAARSQADAEAVLEQHKVCWGRYSTVGELLAHDARVSAANPVFERMATPGIGEHLTAGAAVRAPAMEREPTTPAALLGTHTDQVLHEVLGLDGAAIGRLHDAGVVAGPERDPSLG; encoded by the coding sequence ATGACCTACCCCTTCCTCAACAAGCTGCGCGTCATCGAAAGCTCGGCCTTCATCGCCGCGCCACTTGCTGGCCTGACGCTGGCGCAGTTTGGTGCCGACGTGATTCGCGTCGACATGATTGGCGGCGGCATCGACTACGCGCGCATGCCACGCATGCCGCAGCCCGATGGCAAGGGCCGCAGCCTGTACTGGACGGCGCTGAACAAAGGCAAGCGCTCGGTCGCCATCGACCTGCGCAAGCCCGAGGGCCGCGAGCTGATCCAGGCGCTGGCCACCGCGCCCGGGCCGGATGCCGGCGTGCTGCTGACCAACATCGGCACACCCTGGCTCGCGCACGAGGTGCTGGCGCAGCGGCGCGCCGACCTCATCAGCTGCACCATCCAGGGCAACGGCGACGGCAGCACCGCGGTGGACTACACGGTGAACTGCGCCACCGGCTACCCGGCCATCACCGGCGGCGGCTCGCGTGAGCGGCCGGTGAACCATGTGCTGCCGGCCTGGGACATTGCCTGCGCCTACCAGGCGGCCTTTGCCGTGGTGGCGGCGGTGGACCACAGGCGCCGCACCGGCACGGGGGCGGAGTTGAAGTTGGCGCTGTCCGACATGGCCTTCACCATGCTGTCGCACCTGGGCGTGCTGGCCGAGGCCGAGCTGCTGCAACAAGAGCGGCCCTCCATCGGCAACCACCTCTACGGCGCTTTCGGCCGGGACTTTGGCACAGCCGACGGCCAGCGCGTGATGGTGGCGGCGATCTCGGCCGGGCAGTGGAAGGCACTGGTCAAGGCCTGCGGCATCGAGCAGGCCATTGCCGAACTGCAGCAGCGCAGCGGCCTGGACTTTGCCGACGAGGCGCAGCGCTTCGAAGGCCGCGATGCGATTGCGGAACTGGTCGAGCCCTGGTTTGCGGCCCGCAGCCAGGCCGATGCAGAGGCCGTGCTGGAACAACACAAAGTCTGCTGGGGCCGCTACAGCACGGTGGGCGAGCTGCTGGCCCACGATGCACGCGTGAGTGCCGCCAACCCGGTGTTCGAGCGCATGGCCACGCCAGGCATTGGCGAGCACCTGACCGCAGGTGCCGCAGTGCGCGCGCCCGCCATGGAGCGCGAGCCGACCACACCTGCGGCCTTGCTGGGCACGCACACCGACCAGGTGCTGCACGAGGTGCTGGGCCTGGATGGCGCCGCCATTGGCCGCCTGCACGATGCGGGTGTGGTGGCGGGGCCAGAGCGCGATCCGAGCCTGGGCTGA
- the groL gene encoding chaperonin GroEL (60 kDa chaperone family; promotes refolding of misfolded polypeptides especially under stressful conditions; forms two stacked rings of heptamers to form a barrel-shaped 14mer; ends can be capped by GroES; misfolded proteins enter the barrel where they are refolded when GroES binds) yields the protein MASKHVLFADDARAKIVRGVNVLADAVKVTLGPKGRNVVLERSFGAPTVTKDGVSVAKEIELKDRYENIGAQLVKEVASRTSDNAGDGTTTATVLAQAIVREGFKYVAAGLNPADLKRGIDRAVVALVAEIKTLAKPTTTSKEIAQVGAISANSDWDVGQIIANAIDKVGKEGVITVEDGKSLNNELDVVEGLQFDRGYLSPYFINNPERQVAVLESPFILLFDKKISNIRDLLPTLEAVAKAGRPLLIIAEEVEGEALATLVVNSIRGILKVVAVKAPGFGDRRKAILEDIAILTGGKVIAEEVGLTLEKVTLADLGQAQRIEVGKENTIVIDGAGAAGDIEARVKQIRIQIDDATSDYDREKLQERVAKLAGGVAVIKVGAATEVELKEKKARVEDALHATRAAVEEGVVPGGGVALLRAKQAVLAAGTLKGDNAEQDAGIKLVLRAIEEPLRQIVANAGEEASVVVAKVLEGKGNYGYNAANGTYGDLVEQGVLDPAKVTRTALQNAASVASLILTTEAIVAEAPKEEGAAAAPAGGQPGFGGADF from the coding sequence ATGGCATCCAAACACGTCCTGTTCGCTGATGACGCCCGCGCAAAAATCGTTCGTGGTGTGAACGTCCTGGCCGACGCGGTCAAGGTCACGCTCGGCCCCAAGGGCCGCAACGTAGTGCTCGAGCGCAGCTTTGGCGCACCTACGGTCACCAAGGACGGCGTCTCGGTCGCGAAAGAGATCGAGCTCAAGGACCGCTACGAAAACATCGGCGCCCAACTGGTGAAGGAAGTCGCGTCGCGCACCAGCGACAACGCCGGTGACGGCACGACCACCGCCACCGTGCTGGCACAAGCCATCGTGCGCGAAGGCTTCAAGTACGTGGCCGCGGGCCTCAATCCGGCCGACCTGAAGCGTGGAATTGACCGCGCCGTGGTCGCGCTGGTTGCAGAGATCAAGACCCTGGCCAAGCCCACCACCACCAGCAAGGAGATTGCACAGGTCGGCGCCATCTCGGCCAATTCCGACTGGGATGTGGGGCAGATCATTGCCAATGCCATCGACAAGGTGGGCAAGGAGGGCGTGATCACCGTGGAAGACGGCAAGTCGCTCAACAACGAGCTTGACGTGGTCGAGGGCCTGCAGTTTGACCGCGGCTACCTGTCGCCTTATTTCATCAACAACCCCGAGCGCCAGGTGGCGGTGTTGGAGAGCCCCTTCATCCTGCTGTTCGACAAGAAGATCAGCAACATCCGCGATCTGCTGCCCACGCTCGAAGCGGTGGCCAAGGCCGGCCGCCCGCTGCTGATCATTGCCGAAGAGGTCGAGGGCGAGGCGCTGGCCACGTTGGTCGTCAACTCGATCCGCGGCATCCTGAAGGTGGTGGCGGTGAAGGCTCCGGGCTTTGGCGACCGCCGCAAGGCCATCCTCGAAGACATTGCCATCCTCACGGGCGGCAAGGTGATTGCCGAAGAGGTGGGTTTGACGCTTGAGAAGGTGACGCTGGCCGACCTGGGCCAGGCGCAGCGCATCGAGGTGGGCAAGGAAAACACCATCGTCATCGATGGCGCGGGCGCAGCCGGCGACATCGAGGCGCGCGTCAAGCAGATCCGCATCCAGATCGACGACGCCACCAGCGACTACGACCGCGAAAAACTGCAAGAGCGCGTGGCCAAGCTCGCAGGCGGCGTGGCGGTGATCAAGGTTGGCGCGGCCACCGAGGTTGAGCTGAAGGAAAAGAAGGCACGTGTCGAGGACGCCCTGCATGCTACGCGCGCAGCCGTGGAAGAAGGCGTGGTGCCTGGCGGCGGCGTGGCCTTGCTGCGTGCCAAGCAGGCGGTGCTGGCGGCGGGCACGCTCAAGGGCGACAACGCCGAGCAGGATGCCGGCATCAAGCTGGTGCTGCGCGCGATCGAGGAGCCTCTGCGCCAGATTGTGGCCAACGCCGGCGAAGAGGCCAGCGTGGTCGTGGCCAAGGTGCTCGAAGGCAAGGGCAACTACGGCTACAACGCCGCCAACGGCACCTATGGCGACCTCGTCGAACAAGGCGTGCTGGACCCTGCCAAGGTCACGCGCACCGCGCTGCAAAACGCCGCCTCGGTGGCCAGCCTGATCCTGACGACCGAGGCCATCGTGGCCGAGGCGCCGAAGGAAGAAGGCGCAGCGGCAGCACCTGCCGGCGGGCAGCCTGGCTTCGGCGGCGCGGACTTCTAA
- a CDS encoding co-chaperone GroES: MSSIRPLHDRIIVKRSDPETKTASGIVIPDSAGEKPEQGEVLAVGPGKRNDQGERVKPDVKAGDKVIFGKYGGQTVKLGGDEVLVLREEDILGVLEA; this comes from the coding sequence ATGTCATCCATCCGTCCTCTGCACGATCGCATCATCGTCAAGCGCAGCGACCCTGAAACCAAAACTGCCAGCGGCATCGTCATCCCCGATTCGGCGGGTGAGAAGCCAGAGCAAGGCGAAGTGCTGGCTGTGGGCCCCGGCAAGCGCAACGACCAGGGCGAGCGCGTCAAGCCAGACGTCAAGGCGGGCGACAAGGTGATCTTCGGCAAGTACGGCGGCCAGACCGTCAAGCTGGGCGGCGACGAAGTCCTGGTGCTGCGCGAAGAAGACATTCTGGGCGTGCTCGAAGCCTGA
- a CDS encoding MaoC/PaaZ C-terminal domain-containing protein — protein MPLDPQNLLSRPFAPVEQAYSAHDSMLYALGCGLGADPLDAGQLRYVYERAAGGLQALPTLANVLGYSGFWADQPDTGITWQKLVHAEQAIELHQPLPAAGRVIGHTRVVGLHDKGADKGALMLLQRRVTDAATGTLLATVTQTTMLRADGGFGGSHGLPLAAPHVIPERAPDHVCDLPTLAQAALLYRLNGDFNPLHADPAVAQAAGFSRPILHGLATMGVALHAVLKTVLGYDAVAVRGMRVRFTAPVLPGEILRTELWRDGSVVSLRTTALERGVLVLNAGRIELA, from the coding sequence ATGCCTCTCGATCCCCAGAACCTGCTGTCTCGCCCATTCGCCCCGGTAGAGCAGGCCTACAGCGCGCACGACAGCATGCTCTATGCCCTGGGCTGCGGCCTGGGCGCCGACCCGCTTGATGCGGGGCAGCTGCGCTACGTCTACGAGCGCGCCGCAGGCGGCCTGCAGGCGCTGCCCACGCTGGCCAACGTGCTGGGCTACAGCGGCTTCTGGGCCGACCAGCCTGATACCGGCATCACCTGGCAAAAGCTGGTGCATGCCGAGCAGGCCATTGAACTGCACCAGCCGCTGCCCGCAGCAGGCCGCGTGATCGGCCATACCCGCGTGGTCGGGCTGCACGACAAGGGCGCAGACAAAGGCGCGCTGATGCTGCTGCAGCGGCGCGTGACCGATGCCGCCACCGGCACGCTGCTGGCCACCGTCACGCAGACCACCATGCTGCGCGCCGATGGCGGTTTTGGCGGATCGCATGGCCTGCCGCTGGCTGCGCCGCACGTCATCCCTGAGCGTGCGCCCGACCATGTCTGCGACTTGCCCACGCTGGCGCAGGCCGCGCTGCTGTACCGCCTGAATGGCGACTTCAATCCGCTGCATGCAGACCCGGCCGTGGCGCAGGCTGCAGGCTTCTCGCGGCCCATCCTGCATGGGCTGGCGACCATGGGCGTGGCGCTGCATGCGGTGCTCAAGACCGTGCTGGGCTACGACGCCGTGGCCGTGCGCGGCATGCGCGTGCGCTTTACCGCGCCGGTGCTGCCGGGCGAGATATTGCGCACCGAGCTGTGGCGCGACGGCAGCGTGGTGTCGCTGCGCACCACCGCGCTGGAGCGCGGCGTGCTCGTGCTCAACGCAGGCCGCATCGAGCTCGCCTGA
- a CDS encoding acetyl-CoA C-acetyltransferase, which produces MKRAAIVSPLRTPIGAFGGALRSVPVEELGAIVARAVVAQTGLDPALIEDVVFAHSYANGEVPCTGRWVALQAGFPIEVAGMQLDRRCGSGLQAIATAAMMVQTGAADVVMAGGVESMSNVEYYSTDMRWGKRAGSVRFHDRLERGRERSQPEARFGRISGMIETAENLARDYNISREEADAFALRSHQRAAAAWASGKFAEEVVPVSVPQRKSDALVVDRDEGIRADLTLDQLARLKPLMKDGTVTAGNACQQNDAAAACLIVAEDKLEELGLTPIGYLHSWAAAGCEPSHMGIGPVPAVKKLFGRNGLGFDDMGLVELNEAFACQALAVAKGWGWNDPERFNVNGSGISLGHPVGATGVRIMTSLLREMQRRGARYGLETMCIGGGQGLAAVFESA; this is translated from the coding sequence ATGAAAAGAGCCGCCATCGTCTCCCCCCTGCGCACGCCCATCGGCGCCTTTGGCGGTGCGCTGCGCAGCGTGCCGGTCGAAGAGCTGGGTGCCATCGTCGCCCGCGCCGTCGTGGCGCAGACCGGGCTGGACCCGGCCCTGATCGAAGACGTGGTCTTCGCCCACTCCTACGCCAATGGCGAGGTGCCCTGCACCGGCCGCTGGGTGGCATTGCAGGCCGGCTTTCCGATCGAGGTTGCGGGCATGCAACTGGATCGCCGCTGCGGCAGTGGCCTGCAGGCCATCGCCACGGCCGCCATGATGGTGCAGACCGGCGCGGCCGACGTGGTCATGGCCGGTGGCGTCGAGAGCATGAGCAATGTCGAGTACTACAGCACCGACATGCGCTGGGGCAAGCGCGCTGGCAGCGTCAGGTTCCACGACCGCCTGGAGCGCGGCCGCGAGCGCTCGCAGCCCGAGGCGCGTTTTGGCCGCATCAGCGGCATGATCGAAACGGCAGAGAACCTGGCGCGCGACTACAACATCAGCCGCGAAGAAGCCGACGCCTTTGCGCTGCGCAGCCACCAGCGCGCGGCCGCCGCCTGGGCCAGCGGCAAGTTCGCCGAAGAAGTGGTGCCGGTCAGCGTGCCGCAGCGCAAGAGTGACGCGCTGGTGGTGGACCGCGACGAAGGCATTCGCGCCGACCTCACCCTCGATCAACTCGCCAGGCTCAAGCCCCTCATGAAGGACGGCACCGTCACCGCAGGGAATGCCTGCCAGCAGAACGACGCGGCTGCGGCCTGCCTGATCGTGGCTGAAGACAAGCTCGAAGAGTTGGGCCTCACGCCCATCGGCTACCTGCACAGTTGGGCCGCCGCAGGCTGCGAGCCTTCGCACATGGGCATAGGCCCGGTGCCAGCGGTGAAGAAGCTGTTTGGCCGCAATGGTCTGGGCTTTGACGACATGGGCCTGGTCGAGCTGAACGAAGCCTTTGCCTGCCAGGCCCTTGCGGTTGCCAAAGGCTGGGGCTGGAATGATCCGGAGCGTTTCAACGTCAACGGCTCCGGTATTTCGCTGGGCCACCCTGTGGGCGCGACGGGCGTGCGCATCATGACCTCGCTGCTGCGCGAGATGCAGCGGCGCGGCGCGCGCTACGGGCTGGAGACCATGTGCATTGGCGGCGGGCAGGGACTGGCGGCGGTGTTCGAGAGCGCCTGA
- a CDS encoding acetate--CoA ligase family protein translates to MPASHALSRLLNPRSVAVIGASDDALRIGGRPLSYMLSQGYQGRLMPVNPNRPSIQGLPAFASVAALPETPDVAIVAVAARLAPQVVADLGARGTPAAIVFSAGFAEMGEEGALLEQQMVAAARASGIRLLGPNSLGVLNPRIGFYGSFTSVVEMGFPQPGRVGIASQSGAYGSHILGLAREFGIGVSSCVMSGNECDITLGDLVQAFVEDGDTDVITVYSEGIRDGQRLLAALEAARRARKPVVMMKVGTSAVGSAAAQSHTASIAGNDAVTDAVLADYGVVRARSTEHMLDVARLATRRIYPVNNSLGVITVSGGAGVIVSDAAEVVGLPMPEMPAAAQKHLKALIPFAAPRNPVDCTAQFMNDLSIAGRFAEAVVQEGGYQSILGFFTYTVGAASIADGLRAQLKAVRDKHPDRLFVLSILASKERVRQYEEDGFTVFEDPARAVIAIEAMGRFGDAFARQPGLPAPVVPQMALPADTPSEAEAKRVLAAAGIAVAPERSCATAEVAVAAAEALGWPVVMKILSPDILHKSEIGGVLLNVADVDAVRAGFATLIARGKRAAPAARIEGVLVAKQLSGGVECILGIQRDPVFGPVAMFGLGGIFVEVMKDVVLQQCPFGEDVAEKMIRSIKGAPLLLGARGKPPVDVKALAAMLARLSVFAHQAGPRLQSIDLNPVFALPAGQGAYAADAVIELLLATPAAESPVVAEALA, encoded by the coding sequence ATGCCTGCCAGCCACGCCCTCAGCCGCCTCCTGAACCCCCGCTCCGTCGCCGTGATTGGCGCGTCTGACGACGCGCTGCGCATCGGTGGCCGCCCGCTCAGCTACATGCTCAGCCAGGGCTACCAGGGGCGGCTGATGCCGGTCAACCCGAACCGGCCCAGCATCCAGGGCCTGCCGGCCTTTGCCAGCGTGGCTGCGTTGCCTGAGACGCCGGACGTGGCCATCGTCGCCGTCGCGGCCAGGCTGGCGCCGCAGGTGGTGGCGGACCTGGGCGCACGCGGCACGCCGGCGGCCATCGTGTTCTCTGCCGGCTTTGCCGAGATGGGCGAAGAGGGCGCGCTGCTGGAGCAGCAGATGGTGGCCGCGGCGCGCGCCAGTGGCATACGCCTGCTGGGGCCCAACTCGCTGGGCGTGCTCAACCCGCGCATCGGCTTCTATGGCAGCTTCACCTCGGTGGTGGAGATGGGCTTTCCGCAGCCGGGCCGCGTGGGCATAGCGAGCCAGTCGGGCGCCTATGGCAGCCACATCCTGGGGCTGGCGCGCGAATTTGGCATTGGCGTCTCGTCCTGCGTGATGAGCGGCAACGAATGCGACATCACCCTGGGTGATTTGGTTCAGGCCTTTGTCGAGGACGGTGATACCGATGTGATCACCGTCTACTCAGAAGGCATCCGCGACGGCCAGCGCCTGCTGGCGGCGCTGGAGGCCGCGCGCCGCGCGCGCAAGCCGGTGGTGATGATGAAGGTGGGCACCAGCGCGGTCGGCAGCGCCGCGGCGCAGTCGCATACCGCCTCCATCGCCGGCAACGACGCGGTGACTGATGCCGTATTGGCCGACTATGGCGTGGTACGCGCCCGCTCCACCGAGCACATGCTGGACGTGGCGCGGCTGGCCACGCGGCGCATTTATCCGGTCAACAACTCGCTAGGCGTGATCACGGTGAGCGGCGGCGCTGGCGTGATCGTGTCCGACGCGGCCGAGGTGGTGGGCCTGCCCATGCCCGAGATGCCGGCCGCCGCACAAAAGCACTTGAAGGCGCTGATCCCCTTCGCCGCGCCGCGCAACCCGGTGGACTGCACGGCGCAGTTCATGAACGACCTGAGCATTGCCGGCCGCTTTGCCGAGGCCGTGGTGCAAGAGGGCGGCTACCAGTCCATCCTGGGTTTTTTCACTTACACCGTGGGCGCGGCCTCTATCGCGGATGGCTTGCGCGCGCAGCTCAAGGCCGTGCGCGACAAGCACCCGGACCGACTGTTTGTGCTGTCCATCCTGGCCTCGAAAGAGCGCGTGCGCCAGTACGAGGAAGACGGCTTCACGGTGTTCGAAGACCCGGCGCGCGCGGTGATTGCGATCGAGGCCATGGGCCGCTTTGGCGATGCCTTTGCACGCCAGCCGGGCCTGCCCGCGCCAGTGGTGCCACAGATGGCGCTGCCAGCGGATACGCCGAGCGAGGCCGAGGCCAAGCGCGTACTGGCCGCAGCCGGCATTGCGGTGGCGCCCGAGCGCTCTTGTGCCACGGCCGAGGTGGCAGTGGCTGCGGCCGAGGCGCTGGGCTGGCCCGTAGTGATGAAGATCCTGTCGCCCGACATCCTGCACAAATCCGAGATTGGTGGCGTGCTGCTGAACGTAGCTGACGTAGACGCGGTGCGCGCCGGCTTTGCCACCTTGATAGCGCGCGGCAAGAGGGCGGCACCCGCTGCCCGCATCGAAGGCGTGCTGGTCGCCAAGCAACTGAGCGGTGGCGTCGAATGCATCTTGGGCATCCAGCGCGACCCGGTGTTTGGCCCGGTGGCCATGTTTGGCCTGGGCGGTATTTTTGTCGAGGTGATGAAGGACGTGGTGCTGCAGCAGTGCCCGTTTGGCGAAGACGTGGCCGAGAAGATGATCCGCTCCATCAAGGGCGCGCCACTGCTGCTGGGCGCGCGCGGCAAGCCGCCGGTGGATGTGAAGGCATTGGCCGCGATGCTGGCGCGCCTGTCGGTGTTTGCGCACCAGGCTGGGCCACGCTTGCAGTCCATCGACCTGAACCCGGTGTTTGCCTTGCCAGCAGGGCAGGGCGCTTACGCGGCTGATGCGGTGATCGAGTTGCTGCTCGCCACGCCAGCGGCCGAGTCGCCAGTTGTGGCAGAGGCTTTGGCGTAA